The sequence TGATGGTTTTTGACATGACAAGGTGAAGACATGGATAAAAAGTGGTTTCTTCTTTCAATAGTTTCCTTAGGTCTGGGTGGTTTTCTTGCCTTTGTAGTAGCCATGGCAAGGACCCCGGGTGTGTATAAGTATTTTCCGCCTGGATATTTCTATTACGCTCTCATAGGACATGTGGACCTTGCTATAGTAATATTCCTTTTGTCTTTCACCATACTCATCTGGAGCAGGACATACAAAAAGGATCTCAAATTAGCTTTTTACCTGTCTTCTTTGGGTTTTGTAGGTGTGGCTTTATCTGCCTTTCTTGGAAAAGGCATTGCGGTATCCAACAACTACTTACCTACTATAGTGCATCCCCTTTTTCTGAGTGGGATAGCTCTTTACTTTTTGGGTTTTACCCTTTACGCTCTTTATGTTTCAAAAGAGGCTTTGCTTACTTTGTTTTCCAAAGATCCCACTAAAAACTCTGTGGCTACGAGCGTTGTACTTGGTCTTCTCATGATGTTTGCAGTGATACCCTCTTACCTGCGGGCTGGTGATCCTTCTGATACTTACATATTTTACGAAAGACTCTTTTGGGCACCTGGACACATACACCAGTTTCTAAACGGTGCTGTACTTCTTTATGCTTGGTATTACCTCCTTCGTCTGCTGGGAAAAGAAAAAGAATTGGGTTTTTTGAGATTCGTAAACCTCTCCTTTTTGTTCTTTTCCTTCCTTATGCTCTTGGTACCAGTCTTTTACTCAGACCCCATATCAAGAGATGCCAAGATATTTACAGAGATCAGTTATGCCATAGGTCTTGGTATTCCTATGTTCTTTCACGCTTTTAACGTAGTAAAAGACATGAAGTTAGACTGGAAAAACCCCTTTTCTTCAGCTCTTTTACTTTCCCTTTGTCTTTACTTCCTTGGGGTGCTCATAGCCTACGCAGGTATAAAGGCTGACCTGAGAGTCCCGGCTCACTATCATGGAACTGTAACGAGCCTCACTTTGGCTTTAATGGCTATATCTTACAGACTTGTGCAGGAGTATGGTTACACTAAAAAGCTAAATGCTTTGACAAAGTTTCAGCCTTATCTTTACGGTTTAGGCATGATAATGTTTATACTGGGCCTTTACTTTGCAGGGAGGGAAGGAGCACCCAGAAAGACTTACGGTACAGGCTACACTCAGGACCCTACTGTGCTGTTTTCCTTGATGGTAATGGGTTTGGGAACTATGATGGCAGTCATAGGTGGTGTGCTGTTTGTCCTTTACATTTTAAAGCAAGTAGTGTCGTACCATGAAGATAAAGGATGATAAAGCTATAGCAGTTGCCATATCCCTCTTTGCAATAGTACTCATAAC comes from Hydrogenobacter hydrogenophilus and encodes:
- a CDS encoding cbb3-type cytochrome c oxidase subunit I, coding for MDKKWFLLSIVSLGLGGFLAFVVAMARTPGVYKYFPPGYFYYALIGHVDLAIVIFLLSFTILIWSRTYKKDLKLAFYLSSLGFVGVALSAFLGKGIAVSNNYLPTIVHPLFLSGIALYFLGFTLYALYVSKEALLTLFSKDPTKNSVATSVVLGLLMMFAVIPSYLRAGDPSDTYIFYERLFWAPGHIHQFLNGAVLLYAWYYLLRLLGKEKELGFLRFVNLSFLFFSFLMLLVPVFYSDPISRDAKIFTEISYAIGLGIPMFFHAFNVVKDMKLDWKNPFSSALLLSLCLYFLGVLIAYAGIKADLRVPAHYHGTVTSLTLALMAISYRLVQEYGYTKKLNALTKFQPYLYGLGMIMFILGLYFAGREGAPRKTYGTGYTQDPTVLFSLMVMGLGTMMAVIGGVLFVLYILKQVVSYHEDKG